The Pseudanabaena galeata CCNP1313 genome includes a region encoding these proteins:
- a CDS encoding type II toxin-antitoxin system RelE/ParE family toxin — MSSLFLKPVEWIGSSLDDLKDFPNEVQQVVGYALYIAQCGDKHPIAKPLKGFKGAGVVEVVDDFDGDTYRAVYTIKFADVVYVLHSFQKKSKQGIATPKQDMDLIEARLKRAKEHYSEHYNKK; from the coding sequence GTGAGTAGTTTATTTTTGAAGCCTGTTGAATGGATTGGAAGTTCTCTAGATGATTTAAAAGATTTCCCAAACGAGGTTCAGCAAGTTGTGGGTTATGCCTTGTATATAGCTCAATGTGGAGACAAGCATCCTATTGCTAAGCCACTTAAAGGGTTTAAAGGTGCTGGGGTTGTGGAAGTGGTAGATGACTTTGATGGAGATACTTATCGGGCAGTTTATACGATCAAATTTGCTGATGTTGTTTATGTTTTGCATTCCTTTCAAAAGAAGTCGAAACAGGGCATTGCTACTCCAAAGCAAGATATGGATTTGATTGAAGCAAGACTAAAACGCGCTAAAGAACATTACTCTGAGCATTACAACAAGAAATAA